CTTGTATATGACCGGTTTGCAGCTCTTATGGTAAAGTGCGGCAAGCGGCTGCTGGCGTTCTTTCACGACAGGCACAACAGCCTGAATTCCCGGAGTACACAACGCAGCGGTTAAAAGGATCTCATATATTTCAGTTCTCATGAGAGGCATATCACACGTGATGACCGCGTACCAGTCAGCTCCTTCTCTGATGTTCATCGCCGTAAGAATTCCCGCCAGGGGCCCTTGTCCTTGCAGGTATGGAAGGTCCTGGATCACCATTGCAGATGAAGCGGACAGTTTATGTGCGATGGATGGATGTGCAACGAGATAAACAGAGGATACAGCAGGTTTCAAACAAGAGACAGCCCGTTCATAAAAATATTCACCATCATAATGAGCAAATGCTTTATGAATGGGGAAACGGGACGATTCTCCCCCGGCAAGCACTACACCCGTACAATTCATTTTCATAACCATAGGATCAGCACCCCTGTTGCTAGTCCTGCTGCTGCACTGGAAACAAAATTTACGGTATTGTTCGTGACGGCAGGCCAGCCTTTTAGTTTGCTGCATTTTACTC
This genomic stretch from Fictibacillus marinisediminis harbors:
- a CDS encoding molybdenum cofactor guanylyltransferase, encoding MVMKMNCTGVVLAGGESSRFPIHKAFAHYDGEYFYERAVSCLKPAVSSVYLVAHPSIAHKLSASSAMVIQDLPYLQGQGPLAGILTAMNIREGADWYAVITCDMPLMRTEIYEILLTAALCTPGIQAVVPVVKERQQPLAALYHKSCKPVIYKLLTEGKRSMYGLLQSVNTKYIDELCGDWNPHDFININTQEDYSLYIEKGLRE